The genomic region AGCGACGAATTGGGCTGGTGAAATGCGTGTAGGCCGGATAGGCCAGGCCGAAATGGCCCGAATTCGCCTGCGTGTAGATCGCCTGCTGCATGGAGCGCAGCAGCATCGAATGGATCTGTGTGGCGTCCGGCCTGTCCTTGGTTGCCGCGGCAACCGCCTGGAACTCGCCCGGTGTCGGCTCGTCGCTGATGCCAAGGCCAATACCCAACGAACGCAAATAGGCTTGAAGTGCGGTTCGCTTCTCCGGAGTCGGCCCCTCGTGGACCCGGAACAGCGAGGCATGCTTGCCACCCGCAATGAAATCGGCGGCACAGACGTTCGCGGCCAGCATCGCCTCTTCGATCAGGCGGTGCGCCTCATTGCGCGTGCGCGGCACGATCTTCTCGATGCGGCCGTTCTCATCGCAGACGATCTGGGTTTCGGTCGTCTCGAAGTCGACTGCGCCGCGCCTGCCACGCTCAGACAGGAGGGCGCGATAGACCTCGTGCAGGTGGAGCAGGTGAGGCACCAGCTCGCGCCTGCGCGCGGCCTCGGGGCCGTGCGTATTGCCCAGCACGGCAGCTACTTCGGTATAGGTCAGGCGGGCATGCGAGTTGATCACCGCCGGATAGAACTGGTAGGCGTGGGTCTGGCCTTCGGTCGTCACGAGCATGTCGCAGACCATGGCGAGGCGGTCTTCATGCGGATTGAGGGAGCAAAGCCCGTTGGAGAGCTTCTCCGGCAGCATGGGGATCACGCGCCGCGGGAAGTAGACCGAGGTCGCACGCTCGTAGGCATCCTCGTCCAGTGATTCGCCCGGCTTCACGTAGTGGCTGACGTCGGCAATGGCGACGATCAGGCGCCATCCGTTGAAAGCCGTCTTGCCCCGGCCTTGCTTGTGCGGCTCGCAGTAGACGGCGTCGTCAAAATCGCGCGCATCTTCGCCGTCAATGGTCACCAGCGCCACATCACGCAGGTCCACGCGGTGCTTGAGGTCGGTATTGCGCAGCCGCTCCGGCAACTTGGCCGCCTGGGCCTGAGTGGCCGAACTGAACGCGTGGGGCACGTCGTACTTGCGCACCGCAATCTCGATCTCCATGCCGGGGTCGTCGATCTCGCCCAACACTTCGGTCACGCGCCCCACCGGTTGCGAGTACAGCGACGGCGGCTCTGTCAGCTCGACCGAGACGATCTGGCCTGCGGCCGCGTTGGCAATGGCGTTCTTGGGGATCAGGATGTCCTGACCGAAGCGCTTGTCCTCCGGCGCCACCAGCCAGACACCTGACTCGAGCAGCAGGCGGCCAATGATTGGCTTCTTTTTGCGGTCCAGAATCTCCAGCACCTTGCCCTCGGGCCTGCCACGCTTGTCGTAACGCACGATGCGCACCCGCAGACGGTCGCCATGCATGACAGCATGCATCTCCTGGGCCGCCAGATAGACATCAGGCTGGCCATCGTCGGGAATCAGGAAGCCATGGCCATCCCGGTGACCTTGGACCCGCCCCTCGACCTCGCTGAGCAGGGCCCCGCCACCGGTCGGGCCGGGGCCGCTTGCGTTCTTAAAATTTTTGATGATAGAATCCTAGTCTTGCCTGAATTTTGGAGAGCTCCGATGAGCTTTCCGAAAAACTAGCCCAGGTGGCGGAATTGGTAGACGCACTAGTTTCAGGTACTAGCGGGTAACTCCGTGGAGGTTCGAGTCCTCTCCTGGGCACCAGAACAATAAGAAAAGGCCGGCTTTCAAAGCCGGCCTTTTTCATTTCAGACGCTGAACTTCTTGGCCAGCTGATCGGGGCCCATGCCGTCGTATTCCTCGAACGGCTGATGGATCCAGGGGCTGGTCTCCAGCATCTCCACATAGTAGTCCGGCGTGTAGGTCGAGACCGACTTGGTCCAGATTACGGCCGAGCGCAGTTCCGAGATTGCCGGCATGCCGCGCAGACGCTCCACCACAGCCCTCAGCGTGACGCCGGAGTCAGCCAGATCATCGACCAGCAACACGCGCCCTGCCAGCTCGCCCTTGGGCATGGTGATGTACTTGGCGATGTCCAAACGACCCTGGATGGTGCCAGCCTCGGCGCGATAGGAGCTGGTGGACATGATGCCCAGCGGCTTGTCGAAAACGCGCGAGAGCACATCACCCGGGCGCATGCCGCCGCGAGCCAGGCACAGGATCTGGTCGAATTGCCAGCCAGACGCGTGGACCTTGAGAGCCAGGCGTTCGGTCAGCAGGTGGTATTCATCCCAGGACACATACAAATGCTTGCCGTCGTCGGTCAACATGGGGAACTTCTCCTGATTCGGTGATTGTTAGTGTCGGGGCTGCCGGACCGATTCGGCCTCAGGCCTTGTACGGGTGTTGCAGCAGGATGGTGTGATCGCGGTCCGGACCGGTCGAGACCATGGCGATAGGCGCACCGATCACCTCGCTGACACGCTCCAGGTAGCGGCGCGCATTCAGTGGCAGCGCATCCCAGGCGGTCACGCCAAAGGTCGTCTCGGTCCAACCCGGGAAAGTCTCGTAGATCGGCTTGCAAGCCGCGATCTCGTCGCCGTCCAGCGGCAGGATGTCGATAGTCTGGCCATTCAGCTCATAGCCCACACACATCTGGATCTCGGACAGGCCGTCCAGCACATCCAGCTTGGTCATGCATAGACCGGTGATGCCGTTAATGATGATGGATCGCTTCAGCGCTGCGGCATCCAGCCAGCCGCAGCGACGTGCGCGACCGGTGACCGTACCCTTCTCCTGACCGACGGTCGACAGGTGGTAGCCCACGGTGCCTTCCTTCTCCCAGTCCAGTTCGGTCGGAAACGGGCCGGACCCGACACGCGTCGTGTAGGCCTTCGTGATGCCCAGCATGTAGTGCAGCATCTGCGGGCCGACACCGGCACCGGCAGCAGCGTTACCTGCCACGCAATTGCTCGAGGTCACGTAGGGATAGGTGCCGTGGTCGATGTCCAGCAGGGTACCCTGGGCGCCCTCGAATAGGATGTTCGCGCCGGCCTTGTGGGCATTGTGGATCCGGTAGCCCACGTCGGCCATCATGGGCTTCAGCAGCTCGGCCATCTTCATGGCTTGGTCGAAGATGGGCTGGAACTCCAGCGCACCGGCCTTCAGATAGCCGGTCAGCGCGAAGTTGTGCAGCTCCAGCAGTTCACGAAGCTTCTTGGCGAAGCGGTCCGGATGCTTCAGGTCTTGCACGCGCAGAGCGCGACGGGCGACCTTGTCCTCGTAGGCCGGGCCAATACCCTTGCCTGTCGTGCCGATCTTGCCGCTGCCGCTACTCTCGCGCAGGGCCTCGCGGGCCTTGTCCACTTCCACATGGAAGGGCAGGATCAGCGGACAGGATTCGCTGATGAACAGGCGCGAGCGTACTTCGATGCCAGCCTTCTCGAGGCGCTCGATCTCGCCCAGCAGATGGGTCGGATCGACCACCACGCCGTTGCCGATGTAGCAGGCCACACCGTCGCGCATGATGCCCGAGGGGATCAGCTGCAGCGCCGTCTTGACGCCCTTGATCACCAGCGTATGGCCGGCGTTGTGGCCACCCTGGAAGCGGACGACGCCTTCGGCATGGTCGGTCAACCAGTCGACCACCTTGCCCTTGCCCTCGTCACCCCATTGGGTGCCGACCACGACCACATTGCGACCACGCGCGATTTCGCTTTGCATGACTTTCAGTTCCTACTTCGTTGCTGACGACGCCGGGCTCAGAGTGCCCGCACCGCCCAATGGGAGTCGACCGCGACCAGCTCGCGGTCGCAGTCGAATTCGTCGCCTTCGTGTTCGTGCCCAGGCAGCACGCACACCACGGTCTCACCTTGCTCGCGCAGCCGTCGAATGGCTGCGCGCAGCGCCTCATCCTCGCCCCAGGGCGCACGGATGGCCGCGCGCAGGGCACTCACCGGACCCAGGCTCACCAGCGCCTTGAGGTCGGTGCTGAAGCCGACGGCCGGACGGCGCCGGCCGAACACTGCCCCGACCTCGTCATAGCGGCCGCCGCGCAGCACAGCATCACTGCAGCCTTCTGCGTAGAGAGCGAAGCGAGCGCCGGTGTAGTACTCGTTGCCGCTGGCATCCGCCAGGTCAAAGCCCAGCAGCAGATCGGGATGAGTCTTGGCCAAGTGCTTGGCTAGCCAAGCCAGGTCGGCCAGGGCCGCCGCAATCAGCGGATGAGCAGGCAGCTGCTTGCGTGCCTGCTCAAGCACTTCGAGGCCGCCGTAGAGCCCTGGCAAGACCTGCAGGCCGCGGGCCACGGATTCCGGCAAGCCCGCACACAGCCGAGCCAACTCGGCCTGATCCTTGGCCGCCAGAGCTGCTCCCAGTTGCTCCAGCAAGTCCGCCGAAACCTCGGCATCGGCCAGCACACCCTTGAGGATGCGCGCATCACCCAGGTCCAGCGCGATGCCGACCAGGCCGGCACGGCGTAGCGAGTCGATGGCGAGTTCCTGGACCTCGAGGTCGGCTTCGAGTCCGGCATGGCCGTAGATCTCGACACCGAATTGCAGCGGCTCGCGCGTGGCGTGCAGGCCGGCGGGCCGCGTATGGACCACAGGACCGCAATAGCAGAGACGGGTAACGCCGGCCCGGTTCAGCAAGTGGGCGTCGATGCGCGCGACCTGGGGCGTCGTGTCAGCGCGCAGGCCAAGACTGCGGCCGGACAGCTGGTCGACCAGCTTGAAGGTCTTGAGGTTCAGCGAGCTGCCGGCGCCCGACAGCAACGAGTCCAGATGCTCGACCAGCGGGGGCATGACCAGTTCGCAGCCGTAGCCGCGGGCCATGTCCAGCAGCTCACGCCGCAACTCTTCGATGCGGCGCGCCTGGGAAGGCAGGACGTCAGCAATATGCTCGGGCAACAGCCAAGCAGAGCTCATGGACTTCGAGGGGGGTTAAAAGCGCATTGTACCGGCCCACGCAGACCTGCCGAGCGCGCTGTCGCGCCGCCGGCTGCGCAATTTGGGGCGCTCAGGACCAGTTCAACAGCAGGAGCAGCAGGCCCAGCAGCATGCTGGACAGACCGACGAAGCGGATCTGCCCATCGCTCATGGCGAGCACCTTGGAAAACACCTGGCGCCACAGGGCCGGGCTGACGAAGGGCAGCAGCCCTTCGATCACCAGCACCAAGGCCAGGGCGCCCAGCAACAGGTCCGACATCGACCGGATGCGTCCGAATGCTTACTTGCGGGGCGCTGCGGGTGCAGCACCGCTGCCGCTGCCACGCATGGCCTTGAAGAAGTCACTGCCCGGATCAACCACCATCACGTCCGACTTACTGCGGAAGCTGGAACGGTAGGCCTCGAGGCTGCGGTAGAACTGGGCAAAGTTGGGATCACGTCCGAACGACTCGGCGTAGATGGCCGACGCCTTGGCGTCGCCCTCACCCTTGAGCTTCTGCGCATCGCGATAAGCCTCAGCCACCAGCACCTCGTACTGGCGGTCAGCATCGGCCTTGATCTTCTCGCCCTCGGCGTTGCCGGTATAGCGCAGTTCGTTGGCCACGCGCAGGCGCTCAGCCTTCATGCGGCCGTAGACCGAATCGGTGATGCTGGCCGAGAAATCGACACGCTTGACCCGCACGTCGACGATCTCGATGCCGAACTGCTTGGCCTCGTCCTGCAGGCGCTGGCGCACGTCGGTCATGACCTTCTCGCGCTCGGTAGCCAGCATGGCTCGCACGGTGCGCTTGGTCACTTCCTCGTTCAGCGCGGCCTGGACGATGGGACTCAGCCGGTTCTCGATGTTGCGCAGGTCGCTGCCGTTGTTGCGGATGAACTGGCGCGGCTCAGACACCCGCCACTTGACCAGCCAGTCGATCACCAAGCTTTTCTTCTCGGCGGTGAAGATGGGGCGCGAATCGGGGCTGTCCAGCGTCTGGATGCGGCGATCCAGGAACACCACGTTCTGGAACGGCGGTGGCGCCTTCAGCTTGAGGCCGGGCTCGGTGATGATTTCCTTGATCTCGCCCAGCGCATAGACGACGGCGAACTGGCGCTGATCGACGATGAACAGGGTGGAGCTGGCCAGCATGAAGGCGGCCAGGGCGACGGCGATGATGGTGACGATGCGGTTCATGTCCTGGGTCCTCGCTCAGCGGCCATCGCGGTCACGGCTGCGCAGTCCGTCGCGCGAGCGCACGTCGCTGCTCAGGGGCACGCTCACGGGATCGGGCTGCACCGCCGCCGGCGTCGGCGGCGAAGCGGTCACTGTGCTGCCCTGCTGCAGCAGCTTGTCCAGCGGCAGGTACAGCAGATTGGAGCCATTGCGGCTGTCCACCATCACCTTGCTGACGTTCGCGTAGACATCGCGCATGGTGTCGATATAGAGGCGGTCGCGGGTCACGGCGGGCGCCTTCTGGTACTCGGCCAGCACGCTCTTGAAACGCTGGGCATCGCCCTCGGCCATGGAAATCACCCGCGACTTGTAGGCCTCGGCCTCCTGACGCAGGCGGGCAGCGCGCCCCTGGGCCTGGGGGATCACCTGGTTTGCATGTGCCTCGGCCTCGTTCTTGATGCGTTCGCGGTCGGCCGTGGCCTTCAGCGCATCGTCGAAAGCGGCCTGCACCTGCTCCGGCGCCTGCACCTGCTGGACGTTGACGTTCTTGATCAGGATGCCGGCCTTGAGCCGGTCGAGCTGGGCCTGGACCGACTTGGCCAGCTCGGCGGCAATGGCGTCGCGCTGCTCGTACAGCACCGAGTCCATATTGCTCTTGCCGACGATCTCACGCACTGCGGACTCGGCCGCCTGGACCACGGCCGCCTCTGGGCCGCTGTTCTCGAACATGAAATCGCGTGCGTCCTTCAGCAGGTACTGCACCGAGAAGCGGATGTCGACGATGTTCTCGTCCTGCGTCAGCATCGACGAGTCGCGCAGCCCGGTGGCGGCGACCACGCCGCTACGGCCTATCTCGACCGATCGCAGCTGGGTCACGGCCACCGTCTCGTGGCCTTGGAACGGGTAAGGCAGGCGCCACTGGAAGCCGGCGCCAACGGTCTTGCTGTACTTGCCGAACGAGGTGACGACGGCCTGCTGGCCTTCCTGGACGATGAAGAAGCCGCTGCCCATCCAGGCCAGCGCCACCACGCCGACGATCAGGCCGGCGCCAATGCCGGCGCTCTTCATGTCGGGCTGGAAGTTGTTGCCACCGCCGTTGCTGCCGCCATTGCCTTCGTTGCCCGGCCGCTTGCCGCCCCCGAACATGCCGGAGAGCTTGCGGTTGAAATCGCGCCAGAGCTCGTCCAGGTCGGGCGGGCCGTCGTTGCGGCCATTGTTTAACAGTCGGCCTGCCTGCCAGCGCAGGGTCTCGCCCAGACGCGCGAAGAGGCCCTGCGGAGCGGCGGAGGCCGGGCGGGACGCTTTCGGCTCGAAGGTGTTCATGCTCTTGCCTGTGGTTCGGTGATTGGCGCTGCCTGGACAGCCGCCTCCAGCGGCGTGCCGGCCCAGTCAGCTGGGGTCAGGTCTTGTGGATTCAAGCCGGCATTCTGCGCCCGCATCGCCTCGACAATGCTTGCACGCAGCACATCGAGACCGGTGCCGTCCAGCGCGCTGACGAAGACGCGCGGCGTACGGACGCCGCCTTCTCGCTCCACCCAGTCGCTGGCCGAACGCGGCCGTTGATTCTCTTCCAGCATGTCCTGCTTGTTGTAGACCAGGATCTGCGGAATGTCGCCAGCGCCGATTTCGGCCAGCACCCGCTCGACTTCCTCGCGCTGCTCGTCCAGCACCGGGCTGGCGGCATCGATGACGTGCAGCAGCAGGTCGGCATCGGCCGCTTCCTGCAAGGTGGCTTGGAAAGCCTCGACCAGCTTGTGCGGCAGGTCGCGGATGAAGCCCACGGTGTCGGACAGCGAAACGCTGGTGCCGGCATCCTCGAGATAGAGCGAGCGCGTGGTCGTGTCCAGCGTGGCAAACAGCTGGTCGGCCGCATAGGTACGTGCCTTGACCACGGCGTTGAACAACGTGCTCTTGCCGGCATTGGTATAGCCGACCAGCGAGACGCGGAACACGCCATTGCGCTGGCGGGCGCGCCGCTGAGTGCCGCGCTGGCGCTGGACCTTCTTGAGCCGCTCCTTGGTGACCTTGATGCGGTCGTCGATCATCCGGCGGTCCAGCTCGATCTGGGCCTCACCTGGGCCGCCGCGCATGCCGATTCCGCCGCTCTGGCGTTCCAGGTGGCTCCAGCGACGGACCAGGCGGGTCGCCAGGTATTGCAGCCGGGCCAGTTCGACCTGCAGCTTGCCCTCGTGACTCTGGGCTCGAGCAGCAAAGATCTCGAGGATCAGCGCCGTACGGTCGGCCACCGGGACACCCAGCAGGCGCTCCAGGTTGCGCTGCTGGGCCGGCGAGATCGCCTGGTCGAACAGCACGGTATGGGCCTGGTGAGCCTGCACAAGCAGCTTGATCTCGTCGGCCTTGCCCGAGCCCACGAACAGGGCGGCGTCCGGCGCCTTGCGGCGGGCCACGACCCGGGCCACGGGCCTGTCGCCGGCCGACTCGGCCAGCAGGGCCAGCTCGTCAAGGGTTTCGTCAAAGGGCGCGCCGCGGCCGAAATCGACGCCCACGAGAATGGCGCGCGCCGCCTCGGTGGGCGGCGTCGCGGCGGATTGGGAAGCGGAAGAACTCAAGGTCTTGGGGGGCGGGCCGGTTCAGCAGCCCGCGATCGGGTTCCGGCCGGTCAGGCGGAAGCGTCGACCTGGCCGTCGTTGGCGTGGAAATTGACAGCACGGCCCGGCACCACGGTGGAAATCGCGTGCTTGTAGACCATCTGGGTCACGGTATTACGCAGCAGGACCACGTATTGATCGAAAGATTCGATATGTCCTTGCAGCTTGATCCCGTTGACCAGGTAAATGGAAACGGGCACATGCTCCTTGCGCAGCAGGTTCAGGAACGGGTCTTGCAGGAGTTGGCCTTTGTTGCTCACGATATGCTCCGTGATGTGGGGAGTGGGGAGAACCCCACGTTAACACAGGGCGCCAAGGAGGCGCTTACGAGTCTCGGTAAGAACCCTAGGCGTGCTAGGCGTCCTTGTCCTCGAAGGGATTCTTGCCCGAGCGCAGCTCGATCTTGAGGGGCGTGCCGACCAGCTTGTAGTGGTCGCGGATCCAGCCTTCGAGGTAGCGCTTGTAGACCTCGGTCACGCCTTCCAGCGAGTTGCCGTGGATGACGACGATGGGCGGGTTCATGCCGCCCTGGTGTGCGTAACGCATCTTGGGTCGGAAGCCGCCCACGCGCTTGGGCGTCTGGTGCTCCACGGCCTCGTGCACCAGGCGCGTCAGCACCGGCGTGGTCATCTTCTTGTAGGCCGACGAGTAGGCAGCGGCCAGCGCGTCCCACAGCGGGCCCAGGCCCTGGCGCTTGAGCGCCGAGATATTGCAGATGGGCGCGAATTTCAGGAAGGCCAGGCGCTGCTCGATCGAGCGCTTGAGCTGCTCGCGCTGGTAGCTGTCGATGGCATCCCACTTGTTGACGGCCACTACCACCGCGCGGCCGCTCTCCAGCACATAGCCGGCGATGTGGGCATCCTGCTCGGACACGCCCTGCGTCGCATCGACCAGCAGCAGCACCACGTTGGCATCGGCAATCGCCTGCAGCGTCTTCACGACCGAGAACTTCTCGATCGCCTCGAAGACCTTGCCCTTGCGGCGCAGGCCGGCGGTATCGATCAGCTTGAATTTCTGGCCATGGCGCTCGAAGTCGACCGAGATCGCATCGCGCGTCGTGCCCGGCATGTCGAAGGCCACCAGGCGTTCTTCGCCCAGCCAGGTATTGATCAGCGTGCTCTTGCCGACATTGGGACGGCCGGCCACAGCCAGGCGGATGACGCCCGGC from Pelomonas sp. SE-A7 harbors:
- the der gene encoding ribosome biogenesis GTPase Der, giving the protein MKPVIALVGRPNVGKSTLFNRMTKSRDAIVADFAGLTRDRHYGDGRLGQQEFIVVDTGGFEPDSTTGIVKEMAKQTRQAVAEADAVIFVVDVRTGLSGQDQDIARYLRQANKRILLAVNKAEGMADSPLLAEFHELGLGEPHPISSAHGQGIRSLLEAVLEPFISDEDEEEPAAEEPGVIRLAVAGRPNVGKSTLINTWLGEERLVAFDMPGTTRDAISVDFERHGQKFKLIDTAGLRRKGKVFEAIEKFSVVKTLQAIADANVVLLLVDATQGVSEQDAHIAGYVLESGRAVVVAVNKWDAIDSYQREQLKRSIEQRLAFLKFAPICNISALKRQGLGPLWDALAAAYSSAYKKMTTPVLTRLVHEAVEHQTPKRVGGFRPKMRYAHQGGMNPPIVVIHGNSLEGVTEVYKRYLEGWIRDHYKLVGTPLKIELRSGKNPFEDKDA
- the rnr gene encoding ribonuclease R — protein: MLSEVEGRVQGHRDGHGFLIPDDGQPDVYLAAQEMHAVMHGDRLRVRIVRYDKRGRPEGKVLEILDRKKKPIIGRLLLESGVWLVAPEDKRFGQDILIPKNAIANAAAGQIVSVELTEPPSLYSQPVGRVTEVLGEIDDPGMEIEIAVRKYDVPHAFSSATQAQAAKLPERLRNTDLKHRVDLRDVALVTIDGEDARDFDDAVYCEPHKQGRGKTAFNGWRLIVAIADVSHYVKPGESLDEDAYERATSVYFPRRVIPMLPEKLSNGLCSLNPHEDRLAMVCDMLVTTEGQTHAYQFYPAVINSHARLTYTEVAAVLGNTHGPEAARRRELVPHLLHLHEVYRALLSERGRRGAVDFETTETQIVCDENGRIEKIVPRTRNEAHRLIEEAMLAANVCAADFIAGGKHASLFRVHEGPTPEKRTALQAYLRSLGIGLGISDEPTPGEFQAVAAATKDRPDATQIHSMLLRSMQQAIYTQANSGHFGLAYPAYTHFTSPIRRYPDLLVHRVIKALLANKRYHLDAGKMDVPEPPKRPGRAKPINPALASTENERWEVVGAHCSANERRADEASRDVEAWLKCRYMREHLGEEFSGTVSAVASFGLFVQLDQLYVEGLIHITELGGEYYRFDEVRQELRGERTGIRYATGARVQVQVSRVDLDGRKIDFRLVREGEEQREKSSRTSREKASAAAKVAPTTAVEALEQARRADRAVKAGRKTKSIKPARPAKASTVDALPAHPVKVAKGKARASAEARGRKRR
- a CDS encoding ATP phosphoribosyltransferase regulatory subunit, with protein sequence MSSAWLLPEHIADVLPSQARRIEELRRELLDMARGYGCELVMPPLVEHLDSLLSGAGSSLNLKTFKLVDQLSGRSLGLRADTTPQVARIDAHLLNRAGVTRLCYCGPVVHTRPAGLHATREPLQFGVEIYGHAGLEADLEVQELAIDSLRRAGLVGIALDLGDARILKGVLADAEVSADLLEQLGAALAAKDQAELARLCAGLPESVARGLQVLPGLYGGLEVLEQARKQLPAHPLIAAALADLAWLAKHLAKTHPDLLLGFDLADASGNEYYTGARFALYAEGCSDAVLRGGRYDEVGAVFGRRRPAVGFSTDLKALVSLGPVSALRAAIRAPWGEDEALRAAIRRLREQGETVVCVLPGHEHEGDEFDCDRELVAVDSHWAVRAL
- the hflC gene encoding protease modulator HflC — encoded protein: MNRIVTIIAVALAAFMLASSTLFIVDQRQFAVVYALGEIKEIITEPGLKLKAPPPFQNVVFLDRRIQTLDSPDSRPIFTAEKKSLVIDWLVKWRVSEPRQFIRNNGSDLRNIENRLSPIVQAALNEEVTKRTVRAMLATEREKVMTDVRQRLQDEAKQFGIEIVDVRVKRVDFSASITDSVYGRMKAERLRVANELRYTGNAEGEKIKADADRQYEVLVAEAYRDAQKLKGEGDAKASAIYAESFGRDPNFAQFYRSLEAYRSSFRSKSDVMVVDPGSDFFKAMRGSGSGAAPAAPRK
- the hflX gene encoding GTPase HflX, yielding MSSSASQSAATPPTEAARAILVGVDFGRGAPFDETLDELALLAESAGDRPVARVVARRKAPDAALFVGSGKADEIKLLVQAHQAHTVLFDQAISPAQQRNLERLLGVPVADRTALILEIFAARAQSHEGKLQVELARLQYLATRLVRRWSHLERQSGGIGMRGGPGEAQIELDRRMIDDRIKVTKERLKKVQRQRGTQRRARQRNGVFRVSLVGYTNAGKSTLFNAVVKARTYAADQLFATLDTTTRSLYLEDAGTSVSLSDTVGFIRDLPHKLVEAFQATLQEAADADLLLHVIDAASPVLDEQREEVERVLAEIGAGDIPQILVYNKQDMLEENQRPRSASDWVEREGGVRTPRVFVSALDGTGLDVLRASIVEAMRAQNAGLNPQDLTPADWAGTPLEAAVQAAPITEPQARA
- the hfq gene encoding RNA chaperone Hfq, translating into MSNKGQLLQDPFLNLLRKEHVPVSIYLVNGIKLQGHIESFDQYVVLLRNTVTQMVYKHAISTVVPGRAVNFHANDGQVDASA
- a CDS encoding adenylosuccinate synthase → MQSEIARGRNVVVVGTQWGDEGKGKVVDWLTDHAEGVVRFQGGHNAGHTLVIKGVKTALQLIPSGIMRDGVACYIGNGVVVDPTHLLGEIERLEKAGIEVRSRLFISESCPLILPFHVEVDKAREALRESSGSGKIGTTGKGIGPAYEDKVARRALRVQDLKHPDRFAKKLRELLELHNFALTGYLKAGALEFQPIFDQAMKMAELLKPMMADVGYRIHNAHKAGANILFEGAQGTLLDIDHGTYPYVTSSNCVAGNAAAGAGVGPQMLHYMLGITKAYTTRVGSGPFPTELDWEKEGTVGYHLSTVGQEKGTVTGRARRCGWLDAAALKRSIIINGITGLCMTKLDVLDGLSEIQMCVGYELNGQTIDILPLDGDEIAACKPIYETFPGWTETTFGVTAWDALPLNARRYLERVSEVIGAPIAMVSTGPDRDHTILLQHPYKA
- a CDS encoding phosphoribosyltransferase, which codes for MLTDDGKHLYVSWDEYHLLTERLALKVHASGWQFDQILCLARGGMRPGDVLSRVFDKPLGIMSTSSYRAEAGTIQGRLDIAKYITMPKGELAGRVLLVDDLADSGVTLRAVVERLRGMPAISELRSAVIWTKSVSTYTPDYYVEMLETSPWIHQPFEEYDGMGPDQLAKKFSV
- a CDS encoding DUF2065 domain-containing protein, with protein sequence MSDLLLGALALVLVIEGLLPFVSPALWRQVFSKVLAMSDGQIRFVGLSSMLLGLLLLLLNWS
- the hflK gene encoding FtsH protease activity modulator HflK, giving the protein MNTFEPKASRPASAAPQGLFARLGETLRWQAGRLLNNGRNDGPPDLDELWRDFNRKLSGMFGGGKRPGNEGNGGSNGGGNNFQPDMKSAGIGAGLIVGVVALAWMGSGFFIVQEGQQAVVTSFGKYSKTVGAGFQWRLPYPFQGHETVAVTQLRSVEIGRSGVVAATGLRDSSMLTQDENIVDIRFSVQYLLKDARDFMFENSGPEAAVVQAAESAVREIVGKSNMDSVLYEQRDAIAAELAKSVQAQLDRLKAGILIKNVNVQQVQAPEQVQAAFDDALKATADRERIKNEAEAHANQVIPQAQGRAARLRQEAEAYKSRVISMAEGDAQRFKSVLAEYQKAPAVTRDRLYIDTMRDVYANVSKVMVDSRNGSNLLYLPLDKLLQQGSTVTASPPTPAAVQPDPVSVPLSSDVRSRDGLRSRDRDGR